Within Phycisphaerae bacterium, the genomic segment CAACCGACTCGCCAAACGGGAGCGCCGGTTCTCTTTCAGCGCATTGGCAGATCCCCAACCGAATGCCTTTGCTTTACCCGGCGGTTTTGTTTATGTCACCCGGCCGCTGCTGGAGATCTGCGCGACGAAAGACGACGAACTGGCTTTCGTGCTGGCCCATGAGATGGCCCACGTTGTCCGCGGCCATGTCATGGATCGCGTGCTCAGCAGCACGCTGCTCAACGTAGCGTCGCGGGCAAGCCTGGCGGCCCGGATGATGAACAAGGCCGTTCTGGAGGCGGCCCTGAAGCTTCTTCAAAACGCCTATTCGCAAGAGCAGGAAACAGAGGCCGACCGCTTCGCAGTGCGGCTATTGCTCAGCGCCGAAATGAACCCGCTGGCCGGTGCCGCGGTCCTGGGCAAATTGAGCAGCGCCGGTGACGGCTCGGACGAGCTTCCGAGCTACTTCTCGACGCACCCGCCGTCGAGCGCGCGGATGGACAGGATTCACCAATGGCTTAACAAATGAGGTAGAGAACATGCGATTGGTCGCGGTGATGATCGGAGCAATGGCATTGACCGGGCCGGCGCCGGCGAACGGCCCGTATCTGGCCAGCGGCGTCAAGCTCGGAGAGGTCTCACAGGACTCGGCCCTGGTTTGGGTGCGACTGACCGCCGAGCCCAAGCGGCGCGATGGAATTGTCCTGAAAGGCCTGACGACATTGCCCGCAGACGTTCAGGTCAACGATCTGCAGGGAGCGGTACCGGGCACGAACGGGCGAGCGCGGGTGCGGTTCGGCACCAAGGAGGACTTGTCCGACGCCGCCGAGACACCGTGGACGGCGGTGTCCGCGGAAAGAGACTTCACGCACATCTTCCAGCTCA encodes:
- a CDS encoding PhoD-like phosphatase N-terminal domain-containing protein, with product MRLVAVMIGAMALTGPAPANGPYLASGVKLGEVSQDSALVWVRLTAEPKRRDGIVLKGLTTLPADVQVNDLQGAVPGTNGRARVRFGTKEDLSDAAETPWTAVSAERDFTHIFQLTGLKTATVYHYMVETAPPDTDSVSAGLRGLFETLPRPDQETDMCFTV
- a CDS encoding M48 family metalloprotease; its protein translation is MAGPHVRKAKWLLRSLTGTQAEVIQAEFEVGRDMAGAIARSGQLDADPRWQRILAQTGGRLVNRLAKRERRFSFSALADPQPNAFALPGGFVYVTRPLLEICATKDDELAFVLAHEMAHVVRGHVMDRVLSSTLLNVASRASLAARMMNKAVLEAALKLLQNAYSQEQETEADRFAVRLLLSAEMNPLAGAAVLGKLSSAGDGSDELPSYFSTHPPSSARMDRIHQWLNK